A portion of the bacterium genome contains these proteins:
- a CDS encoding ribosome maturation factor RimP, which translates to MNNLQTRIRNIVSKIIENTEFKIVDIDLKSTSGRYMLRVFLDSEKGIIIDRCREFSREIETVLDAENFLGENYLLEVSSPGLERPISQDWQFRKNMGRTIIMTYLSDQGDKTMEGTVVGVGDNNVTLRVQLAKKQTSDITIELSQIKQAKIKLKW; encoded by the coding sequence GTGAATAATTTACAAACGCGTATACGAAACATAGTCAGTAAAATTATTGAAAATACTGAATTTAAAATTGTGGATATTGATTTGAAATCCACATCCGGTCGTTATATGTTGCGTGTATTTCTCGATAGTGAAAAAGGGATAATAATAGACCGCTGTCGTGAATTTAGCCGTGAAATTGAGACAGTTCTTGATGCGGAAAATTTTTTAGGTGAAAATTATCTTCTCGAAGTTTCGTCTCCCGGTTTGGAGCGTCCGATCTCACAAGATTGGCAATTTCGCAAAAACATGGGCAGAACCATAATAATGACATATTTATCGGACCAAGGCGATAAAACAATGGAAGGAACTGTGGTTGGCGTGGGAGATAATAATGTTACGCTTCGAGTCCAGTTAGCAAAAAAACAAACTTCAGATATCACCATTGAACTTAGCCAGATTAAACAGGCTAAGATAAAACTGAAGTGGTAG